A region from the Ignavibacteria bacterium genome encodes:
- the atpG gene encoding ATP synthase F1 subunit gamma translates to MATLREVRRRIVSVKSTQKITKAMKMVAAAKMRRAQDAIIAARPYSKKMKEMLLQVSSQQAETSNPFFTVRPIERAAFVIVSADRGLCGAFNSNLIKTATQHIEKKYGAIHSAGNLLLYCVGKKSFDFFSKRNYEIAGKQIGMFNNLQFSNALSLSEELTQGFLCGEFDSVEIIYNEFKSVISQKTVFEQFLPLVPLDATSERSQSNDSYIYEPTKTRILDTLIPQHLNFQIWRILLESNASEQAARMTAMENATNNASDLISSLQLSYNKARQAAITKEILEIVGGAEALAQAG, encoded by the coding sequence ATGGCAACACTCCGCGAAGTACGCCGACGCATTGTTAGCGTCAAAAGCACACAGAAAATTACCAAAGCGATGAAAATGGTAGCTGCCGCAAAAATGCGACGCGCACAGGATGCTATTATCGCTGCGCGCCCATATTCAAAAAAAATGAAAGAGATGCTTCTCCAAGTTTCCTCGCAACAAGCAGAAACTTCGAATCCATTTTTCACCGTTCGTCCAATTGAACGCGCGGCATTTGTTATCGTTTCTGCCGACCGAGGATTATGCGGAGCGTTTAATTCCAATCTAATAAAAACTGCAACGCAACACATTGAAAAAAAATATGGTGCCATTCATAGTGCAGGAAATTTACTTCTATATTGCGTGGGAAAGAAAAGTTTTGATTTCTTTTCAAAAAGAAATTATGAAATTGCAGGAAAACAAATAGGAATGTTCAACAATTTGCAGTTCAGCAATGCGCTTTCGCTTTCTGAAGAACTCACGCAGGGATTTTTATGCGGCGAATTTGATTCGGTTGAAATCATTTACAACGAATTCAAATCCGTCATCTCGCAAAAAACTGTTTTCGAACAATTTCTTCCATTGGTTCCTTTGGATGCAACTTCGGAGCGTTCGCAATCGAATGATAGTTACATTTACGAACCAACGAAAACAAGAATTTTGGACACCCTCATTCCGCAGCATTTGAATTTTCAGATTTGGCGAATCCTCCTTGAATCGAATGCATCGGAACAAGCGGCACGAATGACGGCAATGGAAAACGCAACAAACAACGCAAGCGATCTTATTTCTTCGTTGCAACTTTCATATAATAAAGCGCGTCAAGCCGCAATCACAAAAGAAATTCTGGAAATCGTTGGCGGTGCAGAAGCATTGGCGCAAGCAGGATAA
- the atpF gene encoding F0F1 ATP synthase subunit B: MLELNPGLILWTLIIFVALVLILKKVAWKPILDALHKREHDIHDAITNAEKAHKEAEKLLAEHRAQLARINEESSKLLKEARDTAEQSKNMILQQANVSARQMIEQAKNEIERDKEAALLSLRKEVASLAIQAAGKILDESLDEEKHRKLVDNFITTLPKN; this comes from the coding sequence ATGTTAGAACTCAATCCCGGACTTATCCTCTGGACACTCATTATTTTCGTCGCGCTTGTTTTAATCTTAAAGAAAGTAGCGTGGAAACCAATTCTCGACGCACTGCATAAACGCGAGCACGATATTCACGATGCAATAACAAACGCAGAAAAGGCGCATAAAGAAGCGGAGAAATTACTCGCTGAACATCGCGCACAACTTGCACGCATCAACGAAGAATCGTCAAAATTGCTGAAAGAAGCGCGCGACACTGCAGAGCAATCGAAGAATATGATTCTTCAGCAAGCGAATGTAAGCGCACGACAAATGATTGAGCAAGCAAAAAATGAAATTGAACGCGATAAAGAAGCCGCGCTCCTTTCGTTACGAAAAGAAGTTGCTTCCCTTGCTATTCAAGCCGCAGGAAAAATTCTCGACGAATCTCTCGACGAAGAAAAACATCGAAAACTCGTGGACAATTTTATCACAACGCTTCCCAAAAACTAA
- the atpH gene encoding ATP synthase F1 subunit delta: MASSKRAAHRYALAVLDLATELQYVDSVADDFAMLNDAMQSSRELKNFFRSPIINRQKKKMIVNELFLKKVSKPTMNFLSLIAAKGREELLPEIVEEFIKLNNVRHNLLNITVDSAVELTSSQKEQLIHHWERITKKSVRLQAIVDRALQGGFVVRVGDTVWDASVKRQLEMMWEKFTGEH, translated from the coding sequence ATGGCATCCAGCAAACGAGCCGCACATCGGTACGCACTCGCGGTACTTGACCTTGCAACAGAATTACAATACGTTGATTCTGTTGCAGACGATTTTGCAATGTTGAATGATGCAATGCAATCTTCACGGGAGTTGAAAAACTTTTTCCGAAGTCCGATTATCAATCGCCAGAAAAAGAAAATGATTGTCAACGAATTATTCCTAAAAAAAGTAAGCAAACCGACAATGAATTTCCTTTCACTGATTGCTGCAAAAGGAAGAGAAGAATTACTCCCGGAAATTGTGGAAGAGTTTATAAAGTTAAACAATGTGCGCCACAATCTCCTGAACATCACCGTAGATTCTGCTGTTGAACTTACGTCTTCGCAGAAAGAACAACTTATTCATCATTGGGAGCGAATAACAAAAAAATCCGTTCGTTTGCAAGCGATCGTTGATAGAGCGTTACAAGGCGGCTTTGTTGTTCGCGTCGGCGATACGGTGTGGGATGCAAGCGTCAAACGACAATTAGAAATGATGTGGGAAAAGTTTACCGGTGAACATTGA
- a CDS encoding 50S ribosomal protein L32 has protein sequence MPNPKRRHSKERGRKRRTHYKATPPSTAECPQCHEQKLQHRACPNCGFYNGRVVTVPKEA, from the coding sequence ATGCCAAATCCTAAACGACGCCATTCGAAAGAACGAGGAAGAAAACGACGAACGCATTACAAAGCAACACCGCCATCAACTGCAGAATGTCCACAATGCCACGAACAGAAACTTCAGCACCGAGCATGCCCAAACTGTGGATTCTATAACGGTCGTGTTGTAACGGTTCCCAAAGAAGCATAA
- a CDS encoding ATP synthase F0 subunit C has protein sequence MSNFGLGYLAAGIGAGLSVFGAGFGIGKLAASAMDASGRQPEAAGQIRTSMLIAAALIEGATFFALAICIILATK, from the coding sequence ATTAGCAACTTTGGACTTGGTTATCTCGCCGCAGGAATTGGCGCTGGACTTTCAGTATTTGGCGCTGGATTCGGAATTGGAAAACTCGCTGCTTCCGCAATGGACGCATCGGGAAGACAACCGGAAGCCGCAGGACAAATACGAACATCAATGTTGATTGCCGCCGCACTTATCGAAGGTGCAACATTTTTTGCGCTTGCAATCTGCATTATTCTCGCAACAAAATAA
- a CDS encoding DUF177 domain-containing protein, with product MKIQVETLSNGIHEYKFVVLPEEIFSDDLTVPADLSIQEVPDFQHPIYVAATIEKNTRHVYLKVSIHTIGKFQCDRCVEYFENEIDNSYEAVYRYQSRVPFPLQTGENDDFIILDENNPIIDLSEDVRQTLLLSVPMKLLCKESCAGLCSHCGTNLNEQPCDCISEIDERWNSLVSLKRNN from the coding sequence ATGAAGATTCAAGTGGAAACGCTCTCAAACGGGATTCACGAATACAAATTTGTTGTTTTGCCCGAAGAAATATTTTCCGATGATTTAACTGTTCCTGCCGATTTATCAATTCAAGAAGTTCCGGACTTTCAACATCCAATTTATGTTGCCGCAACTATCGAAAAAAATACTCGCCACGTTTATCTCAAAGTGTCAATTCATACTATCGGCAAATTTCAATGCGACCGATGTGTTGAATATTTTGAAAACGAAATTGATAATTCGTACGAAGCAGTGTATCGTTACCAATCGCGCGTTCCGTTCCCGTTGCAAACAGGAGAAAATGATGATTTCATTATTCTCGACGAGAACAATCCGATTATTGATTTATCCGAAGACGTTCGCCAAACGTTATTGCTTTCTGTTCCAATGAAATTATTATGCAAGGAATCATGTGCAGGTCTTTGCTCACACTGCGGAACAAATCTCAATGAACAACCGTGCGATTGTATTTCAGAAATTGACGAACGATGGAATTCACTTGTAAGTTTAAAAAGAAATAATTAA
- the plsX gene encoding phosphate acyltransferase PlsX, producing MGGDFAPHNIVMGALAALHETNNRFHVILVGKEREIKRELHSAKLKNENFSIVNADEILDMHDSPTAVVKTKRNSSIAVGTSLQKEGKADAFVSAGNTGAVMSAGTLILGRIPGVSRPTIGTFLPSEKGMCLLLDAGANVDCRPQHLFEFAVMGSIYTNAMFDDVNPTIGLLNIGEESTKGNEVTIETHKLLSNSNLNFIGNMEGRDILKGVAQVIVCDGFVGNIILKFAESIPSFLKSRFKAYAQQGMFKKIFIGTMRGTLRKIFQSLDYEEYGGVPLLGVNGVVIIGHGKSTAKAIKYMILKAEETVQKKINEKIAAAISKTQNEIEVVTV from the coding sequence ATGGGTGGAGATTTTGCGCCTCATAATATTGTAATGGGCGCACTCGCTGCATTGCATGAAACCAATAACAGATTTCACGTAATTCTCGTAGGCAAAGAACGTGAAATTAAGCGCGAACTTCATTCGGCAAAATTAAAAAACGAAAATTTTTCAATCGTCAATGCGGATGAAATTCTCGATATGCACGATTCTCCAACTGCCGTAGTAAAAACAAAAAGGAATTCTTCTATTGCTGTTGGGACATCGCTTCAAAAAGAAGGAAAAGCGGATGCATTTGTAAGTGCAGGAAATACTGGTGCAGTAATGTCTGCGGGAACACTTATTCTCGGAAGAATTCCCGGGGTGAGTCGCCCAACAATCGGAACGTTTTTACCTTCGGAAAAAGGCATGTGTTTGCTTCTTGATGCAGGCGCAAATGTTGATTGTCGCCCGCAACATCTTTTCGAATTTGCAGTAATGGGAAGCATATATACAAACGCGATGTTTGATGATGTCAACCCGACCATTGGGCTTTTAAACATCGGCGAAGAAAGTACCAAAGGAAATGAAGTTACAATTGAAACACATAAATTGCTTTCCAACAGCAATTTGAATTTCATTGGCAATATGGAAGGTCGCGATATTTTAAAAGGAGTTGCGCAGGTTATCGTCTGCGACGGTTTTGTAGGAAATATCATATTAAAATTTGCTGAAAGCATTCCGTCGTTCTTGAAAAGCAGATTCAAAGCGTACGCGCAACAAGGAATGTTCAAAAAAATATTTATCGGAACGATGCGGGGAACATTACGAAAAATTTTTCAATCGCTTGATTATGAAGAATACGGCGGAGTACCTTTGCTAGGTGTCAATGGTGTCGTCATTATCGGACACGGAAAATCTACTGCAAAGGCAATAAAATATATGATACTGAAGGCGGAAGAAACTGTTCAGAAAAAAATCAATGAGAAAATCGCCGCAGCTATCTCGAAAACGCAAAACGAAATAGAAGTAGTAACTGTATGA
- a CDS encoding ketoacyl-ACP synthase III → MNLNHRLRATITAVDHFVPEKILSNFDLEKIVDTNNEWILERTGIRERRILEKGATSDLAIPAATGVLKQRGISAEELDVIIVATVTPDMFFPSTASLIQDAIGAKNAWGFDMEAACSGFLFALMTGVRFIESGAYKKILVVGADKMSSIVDYKDRNTCILFGDAGAAVLLEPSENSNEGIFDSILRLDGSGKEFLYMKGGGSLNPSSHETIDNGMHYLYQDGKAVFKVAVKGMADVSAEILEKNNLTGNDVDWLVPHQANLRIIDACANRMGLDASKVMINIDRYGNTTGATIPMCLSEWYKSGKLKKGHTVVLSAFGAGYSWGAILLKWGI, encoded by the coding sequence TTGAACCTCAACCATCGCCTTCGCGCAACGATAACTGCTGTTGACCATTTCGTTCCGGAAAAAATTCTTTCCAATTTCGATTTGGAAAAAATAGTTGACACAAATAACGAATGGATATTAGAACGAACTGGAATTCGGGAACGCCGAATATTGGAAAAAGGCGCAACTTCCGATTTAGCAATCCCAGCAGCAACCGGAGTGTTGAAGCAGCGCGGCATTTCTGCTGAGGAACTCGATGTTATTATTGTTGCAACCGTTACGCCCGATATGTTTTTCCCTTCCACTGCTTCTCTTATTCAAGATGCTATCGGAGCGAAAAATGCGTGGGGATTCGATATGGAAGCGGCGTGTTCGGGATTTCTTTTTGCTTTGATGACAGGCGTACGATTTATCGAAAGCGGCGCATATAAAAAAATACTTGTTGTCGGTGCAGATAAAATGAGTTCTATTGTTGATTACAAGGATAGAAATACGTGTATTTTATTTGGAGATGCAGGTGCGGCAGTTCTTCTTGAACCTTCTGAAAACTCGAATGAAGGAATTTTCGATTCTATCTTGCGACTCGACGGAAGCGGAAAAGAATTTCTATATATGAAAGGTGGCGGAAGTTTGAATCCTTCTTCGCACGAAACAATAGATAACGGAATGCATTATTTATATCAAGATGGAAAAGCGGTTTTCAAGGTTGCGGTGAAAGGAATGGCGGATGTTTCGGCAGAAATTTTGGAGAAAAATAATTTGACGGGAAACGATGTTGATTGGCTAGTTCCTCACCAGGCGAACTTGCGAATCATTGATGCGTGCGCTAACAGAATGGGGCTTGATGCTTCGAAAGTGATGATAAACATTGACCGTTATGGCAATACCACTGGTGCGACAATTCCGATGTGTCTTTCCGAGTGGTATAAAAGCGGCAAGTTGAAGAAAGGACACACGGTTGTTCTTTCTGCTTTTGGTGCGGGATATTCGTGGGGCGCAATTTTGTTGAAGTGGGGAATATAG
- a CDS encoding F0F1 ATP synthase subunit alpha encodes MTQIRPDEISAILRQQLSGFEKEIDTYEVGTVLYVGDGIARVYGLTNVMASELVEFPNGVYGMVLNLEEDNVGCVLFGESTLVREGDIVKRTKRLASMPVGEKMLGRVINPLGQPVDGCGAISTDKFLPIERKALGVIQRQPVKEPLQTGLKSVDGMIPIGRGQRELIIGDRQTGKTAVAVDTIINQKFTHTERAKELGIKPVYCIYVAIGQKNSTVVQVVTTLEKNGAMDYTTVIAANASDPSPLQFIAPYSGATLGEFFRDNGKHALVVYDDLSKHAAAYRQVSLLLRRPPGREAYPGDVFYLHSRLLERASKLNDELGGGSLTALPVIETQAGDVSAYIPTNVISITDGQIYLEPNLFNAGVRPAINVGISVSRVGGNAQIKAMKKVAGRLRLELAQYRELEAFAKFGSDLDKSTQQQLRRGSRLVEILKQGQYEPMPVENQISIIFAGTNGYLDEFPLEQVKRFEKEFLEMMEIKHKDVLNAIAQTKDLTEEITKKLNTILREFSETFKTKK; translated from the coding sequence ATGACACAAATTCGACCCGATGAAATTTCTGCAATATTGCGACAACAACTTTCCGGTTTTGAAAAAGAAATAGACACCTACGAAGTCGGAACAGTTCTGTACGTTGGAGATGGAATTGCGCGCGTGTACGGACTTACCAACGTTATGGCAAGCGAACTCGTAGAATTTCCAAACGGCGTATATGGAATGGTTCTCAATCTGGAAGAAGACAATGTTGGTTGCGTTCTTTTCGGCGAAAGCACCCTTGTCCGCGAAGGCGATATAGTCAAACGAACAAAACGACTCGCATCAATGCCCGTTGGTGAGAAAATGCTCGGTCGAGTTATCAATCCATTGGGACAGCCGGTAGATGGATGCGGCGCAATTTCAACCGACAAATTTCTCCCGATTGAACGAAAAGCCCTCGGAGTCATTCAACGACAACCCGTGAAAGAACCGCTTCAAACCGGATTGAAATCCGTTGATGGAATGATTCCCATCGGACGCGGACAACGAGAACTTATTATTGGCGATAGACAAACAGGAAAAACTGCGGTTGCGGTTGATACAATTATCAATCAAAAATTTACTCACACGGAACGTGCGAAAGAACTCGGAATAAAACCCGTGTATTGCATATACGTTGCCATTGGTCAAAAAAATTCTACTGTTGTGCAAGTTGTAACAACACTCGAAAAGAACGGCGCAATGGATTATACAACAGTTATTGCGGCAAATGCAAGCGACCCTTCACCTTTACAATTTATTGCACCGTATTCCGGAGCAACATTAGGAGAATTTTTCCGCGACAATGGAAAACACGCGCTTGTTGTGTACGATGATTTATCGAAACATGCCGCGGCGTATCGTCAAGTATCTCTTCTTCTTCGAAGACCCCCGGGACGTGAAGCATATCCCGGAGATGTTTTTTATCTTCACTCGCGATTATTGGAACGCGCATCGAAACTGAATGATGAACTTGGAGGAGGAAGTTTAACAGCATTGCCCGTTATAGAAACACAAGCAGGCGACGTTTCTGCATACATTCCGACAAATGTTATTTCCATTACCGACGGACAAATTTATCTCGAACCGAATTTGTTCAATGCAGGAGTTCGTCCTGCTATCAACGTAGGAATTTCTGTTTCGCGTGTTGGAGGAAATGCTCAAATCAAAGCGATGAAAAAAGTTGCCGGACGTTTGCGTTTGGAACTTGCACAATATCGCGAACTCGAAGCATTTGCAAAATTCGGTTCCGATTTGGATAAATCAACTCAACAACAACTTCGTCGCGGTTCTCGTCTTGTAGAAATATTAAAACAAGGACAATATGAACCGATGCCGGTGGAAAATCAGATTTCGATAATTTTTGCAGGAACGAACGGCTATCTCGACGAATTTCCTCTCGAACAAGTGAAACGTTTCGAAAAAGAATTTCTGGAAATGATGGAAATAAAACACAAAGATGTTCTCAATGCAATTGCACAAACAAAAGATTTAACCGAAGAGATAACTAAGAAATTGAACACGATTCTCCGCGAGTTTTCTGAAACGTTTAAGACGAAGAAGTAA
- the atpB gene encoding F0F1 ATP synthase subunit A — MFQHSEHTTVIADTLKTAAEHGEQKENLFVELLHHTQNSNELELPFLGHVHLPHFEPFHFLGMTFDMSISKHVVFLILSAILLVVAGIIAARSNSKKKIPSGFGNLMEVFVVFIRDEIAIPNMGKTGVKYLPYLITTFFFILIMNLFGMIPYGASATGNVNVTAGLAIIAFLMIQFAAIRAQGIGHYLAHLTGGVHWALWPIMIPIEILGLFTKPFALCIRLFANMTGGHIVIVALIGLVFIFKSWFIAPVPIAFVLGINFLELFVAFLQAYIFVMLTSLFMGLGMVSNSSDKSEHAHSKEHH, encoded by the coding sequence ATGTTTCAACATTCAGAACATACAACTGTAATTGCAGATACTTTAAAAACCGCCGCAGAACACGGCGAACAAAAAGAAAATCTGTTCGTTGAACTTTTGCATCACACGCAAAACTCCAACGAACTCGAACTTCCGTTTCTTGGCCACGTGCATTTACCGCATTTCGAACCGTTTCATTTTCTCGGAATGACGTTCGATATGTCAATTTCAAAACACGTTGTGTTTCTTATTCTTTCTGCAATTCTTCTCGTCGTTGCGGGAATAATTGCAGCGCGTTCCAACTCAAAGAAAAAAATTCCAAGCGGCTTCGGAAATTTGATGGAAGTGTTTGTTGTTTTCATTCGCGATGAAATCGCTATTCCGAATATGGGAAAAACAGGAGTGAAATATCTTCCGTATCTCATAACGACATTCTTTTTCATTCTCATTATGAATTTATTCGGAATGATTCCTTACGGAGCAAGCGCAACAGGAAATGTAAACGTAACTGCCGGACTTGCAATTATAGCGTTTTTGATGATTCAATTTGCAGCCATTCGCGCGCAGGGAATCGGACATTATCTCGCGCATTTAACCGGCGGAGTTCACTGGGCGCTTTGGCCGATTATGATTCCGATTGAAATTCTCGGACTTTTTACCAAACCGTTTGCGCTGTGTATTCGTTTGTTTGCGAATATGACCGGTGGACATATTGTTATCGTTGCACTCATCGGTTTAGTTTTTATTTTCAAAAGTTGGTTCATCGCTCCTGTTCCAATTGCATTCGTCCTTGGAATTAATTTTCTCGAACTGTTTGTCGCATTTTTGCAAGCGTATATTTTCGTAATGCTGACTTCACTATTTATGGGACTAGGAATGGTTTCGAACTCATCTGACAAGTCGGAACACGCACACAGCAAGGAACATCATTAA